The Mus caroli unplaced genomic scaffold, CAROLI_EIJ_v1.1 scaffold_16147_1, whole genome shotgun sequence region tttttcttaatgattgtCAGAAAAGACAGCTATATTGAAATAAACCGGTGTAGTAAAAAACTGTACACAATTGATAATTGAAAATTTATATGCTTCATATTAATATTTGATGGTAAAATGTTCTAGAAAAAATGATTACCAGATAGCAAGTAACATGGtatgtttgtgcttgtgtgtgtatgtgtgtgcctctgtgaacatgtttgtaaaaaataattttaaaaaatgaagccatGTATGTGAGAATGAAGGGGAAGTCTGAATGACTGaaaattgtgaaaataaaaatgttggagTTTATGTacatacagtgtacacatataaaatgaacataaacTTAATAAAATGGGAAGTCTTAATCATTTATGTTTTTGTAAATTGTTAATTTAAGTGAATAACTATTAACCACAGCCCATGTATCAATTTTTGAGAcactatattttagaaaaatattcagtCTTGTCATCACTTAAGACTTTTATGATAAAACTCTTGGCTCCTATTTTAATTTTGAACTCATTTGGTGAAATTTTGAGAAACATTTTCACAAAACTCACTGATATTCATATAAATGTATTGCCTCCTATTAAATATTATCTTTGTACATGATATGCATCCATGTAAAAGAATCATTAGGGACATTTGCAGTATAGAAATCATTGCACTGAGAGAATAATCTCTAACAAATGTACGGTTGTTTCTCTGGTTCCATTTAAAAGATCACATTGATATATCTAAGCATAATGAAATGTAAGAAACTTTACCTGCTGACAAGCAGTGAAATGTCTTTTGTGTTCTGCCTTTTTCTGAGACTCTACTTGTTGAAGAATGTGTTCATGGTAGGTGTGGGCCGCAGCATAAACAGCATTGTACAGATTGTAACCTTCATCACTCATGGCCATATCATAGTTGTGTAGTGCTGTCCATTCCAATGTGTTGTTGAATGTAATATGATCCATTTTACTGCTGTTCTTAGAGAttgaacaattaaaataattccattCCAGTATAGTATGAGAAATATCATTTAGGTATTTGACTGTGTTCATTGTTTGCATAAANTTCCTAAATTTAGGAATCTCAACTTTGTGGTGTGCAAAAGTGATAGTTCCATGGAAGAGATTAAATGTGAATTCTTTTTGATTTGTGATGACATCCCATTGTGAGGTTGTGATCCAGATTCTCTGAGCACCTAAATCTTCCCATCTTCTAAAGCTGACTTCTAGAGTAGAGTTCATTTCACCATAAATGATAACAACCTTTGCTGAAGATGTCATAATTTGTTTATCATATATTGTAGACCTTGTCATGTATTTCTGCCTGTTTTCTGGGATCATATTAACAAAAGCTAAACAGATCCCATGCCTTTGGCTCTCTTCTCTTAAATCTGAGAGAAACTGAATCCCCTGATCATCATCTGAGATGACCAGTCCTATCCACGTCCATCTAAAATGAAACATCAAGGAGACCATGCCATGTGATAAATGTGTGTCCTTGGTGGCTACCTGATGGACATGGGACAGCCGGTCATGGTCGCGTAGGTTAGGActaaatggtccaaagaaaaccTAAAGGTTGTAGAAGAGGGGATGAAACTTCCAGTGAGGAATATGATTATTAGGATGCTTGGACTCATATACAAGTAATGCTACTCACCTTCCAGAACTCCTGTTAAGAACAGTAAGGTTATACTATACATATCATCTATTATTCCTATTAGATTCTAGACTATTCCTGACAAGTCTGAAATTCGTAGAACTCAGTTTTACCTGTTTGCACAGTAATCTATGAACTGAttatttaattcatatatatatatatatatatatatatatatatatatatattgtgtgtgtgtgtgtttatagcaGCACATTCACAAATGCATTCTGTCCAAGTTTTCTTGTAGGCACCTGTTAATGTAACTTACTATTCTTAACACATTCAGTGTCACAAATACTTACCAGTGGCATTGAAGAATGCATTGCCAGTTTTAAGGATGTTTTCCATGATGGTCCTGTAAGACCTATGGCACATGAATCATCTACATAAcagaaataattaacaaaattcaTATGTCCAtctatttgtttatattcttGATCCAGACTTCTCAATAAATCATGACAGTTTCCTCCAATGATGGAGAACATCCAAGTCATGTTGGGTAAAAGATAAGGATTCTTGTTGATCTCATCAGTAGCAAAAAACATTACCAGAAGAAGCTCATATTCACTTGCTGCAATTCTAAAAGAAGTCATAGTGATGATAAGGGAGAtgtttgaaatattaaatttcaaataCTGTAAGATTTGTAATATGAGATATGCTAAATCGGCCTCCCAAGagcggggattaaaggcgtgagccaccaccgcccggctagactaattattttaaggtaattttatttaattttttatccatttcaagatatatatatatacacaatgacaCAATATGCCATATGACCAGAATATTATTCTTTAGGTTGTTGTACACATCAAGTTAATGTTACCTTTTAGTGTGTTCTTACAATttctaatttgtaaaaaaaaGTTTCAACACTCAATCTGCAGCCATAAATGATAACATCTCACTCTTTGGACCTCAGACCTAATACCCACATTAACAACAGGTTCTTTTCCACAAGAAGTACTATGATTCTCCTAGATTTATCTTGTCAGACCCCAGATGTAGAGATTAAGGCCAGAATTTTAACCTATGTATCCAGGGCACATGACATAGTATGAGTGGAAAGgaaatgtgaatatatattaactataaataatgttaaaatttatGTCTAATTAATAGAGATATTAACCTTGTATCTGATAGTGATAATAAGCCCAGTCTGTGCTTGTGCATTTGTGTAATTGGATAAAAAGATTATTCTGGTAACAGAATATGAGACTAGCATTCTTTTTCCACATTCAGTATCAAATTCAGAATTGCAGAAAGAGGCTCATTTAAATACCATTTCATAAAGcaaagtatatgtatattcacaagTATATAAGTAATGTTATACATTTAACCAGGTATATTAGT contains the following coding sequences:
- the LOC110288640 gene encoding vomeronasal type-2 receptor 116-like isoform X5, whose protein sequence is MKKLCTFTISFLFLKFWLILGCLTEPSCFWRIKNSEDSDGDLQRECHFYLWLLDEPTEDIFYNSDLNFRIAASEYELLLVMFFATDEINKNPYLLPNMTWMFSIIGGNCHDLLRSLDQEYKQIDGHMNFVNYFCYVDDSCAIGLTGPSWKTSLKLAMHSSMPLVFFGPFSPNLRDHDRLSHVHQVATKDTHLSHGMVSLMFHFRWTWIGLVISDDDQGIQFLSDLREESQRHGICLAFVNMIPENRQKYMTRSTIYDKQIMTSSAKVVIIYGEMNSTLEVSFRRWEDLGAQRIWITTSQWDVITNQKEFTFNLFHGTITFAHHKVEIPKFRXFMQTMNTVKYLNDISHTILEWNYFNCSISKNSSKMDHITFNNTLEWTALHNYDMAMSDEGYNLYNAVYAAAHTYHEHILQQVESQKKAEHKRHFTACQQQIWNSV
- the LOC110288640 gene encoding vomeronasal type-2 receptor 116-like isoform X6, encoding MKKLCTFTISFLFLKFWLILGCLTEPSCFWRIKNSEDSDGDLQRECHFYLWLLDEPTEDIFYNSDLNFRIAASEYELLLVMFFATDEINKNPYLLPNMTWMFSIIGGNCHDLLRSLDQEYKQIDGHMNFVNYFCYVDDSCAIGLTGPSWKTSLKLAMHSSMPLVFFGPFSPNLRDHDRLSHVHQVATKDTHLSHGMVSLMFHFRWTWIGLVISDDDQGIQFLSDLREESQRHGICLAFVNMIPENRQKYMTRSTIYDKQIMTSSAKVVIIYGEMNSTLEVSFRRWEDLGAQRIWITTSQWDVITNQKEFTFNLFHGTITFAHHKVEIPKFRXFMQTMNTVKYLNDISHTILEWNYFNCSISKNSSKMDHITFNNTLEWTALHNYDMAMSDEGYNLYNAVYAAAHTYHEHILQQVESQKKAEHKRHFTACQQIWNSV
- the LOC110288640 gene encoding vomeronasal type-2 receptor 116-like isoform X4 yields the protein MKKLCTFTISFLFLKFWLILGCLTEPSCFWRIKNSEDSDGDLQRECHFYLWLLDEPTEDIFYNSDLNFRIAASEYELLLVMFFATDEINKNPYLLPNMTWMFSIIGGNCHDLLRSLDQEYKQIDGHMNFVNYFCYVDDSCAIGLTGPSWKTSLKLAMHSSMPLVFFGPFSPNLRDHDRLSHVHQVATKDTHLSHGMVSLMFHFRWTWIGLVISDDDQGIQFLSDLREESQRHGICLAFVNMIPENRQKYMTRSTIYDKQIMTSSAKVVIIYGEMNSTLEVSFRRWEDLGAQRIWITTSQWDVITNQKEFTFNLFHGTITFAHHKVEIPKFRXFMQTMNTVKYLNDISHTILEWNYFNCSISKNSSKMDHITFNNTLEWTALHNYDMAMSDEGYNLYNAVYAAAHTYHEHILQQVESQKKAEHKRHFTACQQVSSLMKTRVFTNPVGELVNMKXRENQCTEYDIFIIWNFPQGLGLKVKIGSYIPCFPKSQQLHIFDGLEWAMGGTSIWNSV